In Glycine max cultivar Williams 82 chromosome 15, Glycine_max_v4.0, whole genome shotgun sequence, the DNA window CTATAATTCCTCATTTGACTTTAACCCTTGACATCAACATCAACTGTCCTGAAATCTTTGTTTGGTAGTCAATTGCACATTTTGTAAGCACAACACTTACTTGTTTTCTCTTCCTAATTTCTcatatataaatgttatattgTCTCCAACCACATCATTGTTAATGATGAACTTGAAGAATTTTAAAGTGTGCAGTATCACTGCAGCCAAAGTGGCCAATACTacacaaaaaaatcacaaaagccCTCATGGATTCTAGAACATAATTTCTTCAAGTTTCTTGAGGACTTGCTTTATGTTAGGTCTAACTGAGGGTGAAGGGGAGCAACAAGCCATAGCAAGTTGAAAGACTTTGAGAATGCATTCTTCCGTCACTGGAATGTTATCATCTCTGCTGTTCCTGAGAAGAAAGGCAGGTTGGTATAAATCAGCAATTCTGTGTCCAAGGACTGCATTTCTCATGAAATTTGGCAGATAGAAATCCTCATCAGGAGTCGGATGCTCGTTGATAGGTTCCTTTCCTGAAAGCAATTCCAGCAAGATCACACCGAGGCTATATATATCAGTCACTTCACTAGCATCCTTCATTTTGATGAGCTCAGGTGCCTTGTAACCCTGAGCTGCTGAATTTTCAAGCATTTCTTGGCCAGCAGTAGGATTCAGCAGAAGATGTAGCCCGGAATCCGAGATGTATGGCTGGTAGGAGCGGTCCAAAAGGATGTTTTTAGACTTGAGGTTTCCATGGATAATAGGCTTCTCCTGTGATGTGTGAAGATGCTCTAATCCTTTGGCTATACCAATGGATATTCTACATATGTTAGACCATTTGTAGCACTCTCCATTTCCATCTGCTAAGTGAACTTCTTTGatcaataaatgaaatatataattcaaaacaaaaatcactcTCTAAATTGTGAAGAGTAGGACTAATGAATCAAATATCCAGGTTTGAAATCTTCTGCCTAGCTATTTGATCACTTGCCCCTCTTAATGAACATATTTCCTAgtctaattagaaattaaattaaaagatgaatgaATACCAATGCCATCAAAATGACCTAaacacaagaaaattaaaattgagtaGTGTTAATATCAGCTTGGAAAATGTTACTAAAGCAGAAAGAAAGAGATGTATTCCTGCTTTCTGTCACTAGAAAAGAATAGTCTATTTCGTTAAAGTACACatcaaaccaaaaataaaagatttacatAATTCCTATACTGcttccttttaaaataataaaacaaaaacaaacaatacaTATTCCAACCCAACATCCTCTCTACTGTGCAAATACCATTCGCTTGTCTGATAAAGTAACCATTAACATTTACTGTCAAcacaaaaacttgatgcttCTTTATCAATGTTTCTTCTTTAATTCCCAAATCCCCACAATTCAACATTCCCCATCTCCTAAGAAAAACCCAACAGTGAAACAGTTTAAGCAGTGAATGATTTGCCACAAGCCTAACACGAAAACGTAACAGCAAAACAGATTAGGCGGTGAGTGAATGATTTTCAAATCCATTAGAGATCAATCTTTGCCACAAGCCTTTAACAAGCCCATTATTATATTGCTAAAATCAGCACACAACACCAAAAAGAACATCTACATAGAAACAAGACACACAAAGAACAACATTTATTTACCTCTTATGTATTGAGTGAGACTCCCATGCCTATAGAAGGGATGAACAAGAAGCTTCTCACCCCTTGGCCCAGTGTAGAACCCGAGAAGAGGAACCAAGTTAGGGTGCCTTATCCTTCCAAGAAATTGAATCATCTCATCCAATTCCTCACCCCTTGCAGTGCACACTGGCCTCAGAAACCTAAGCAGCCTCACCTTGTTGCTCCTCTGCAACAAAGCCTTGTACAGTGTTCCATAGTTGGATTTTCCAATCACTTCACCAGGAGCATCCAAAATGTCACATATTGTAAGGTCCTCTCCACCTTGAAAGATCATCAAATCCTCCTTCTGTGCCACATCCTCCTCCTTGTGTTCTGAACTCTCAATGTCTTTACTCTCATCATACTTTGACACCCTTCTCTTGCAATAGAACACATAAACtgcaacaaaaactaaaaaagtagCTGAAGCTAGTCCAAGCACTAGTATCAACATGGAGGGGTTGGTTCTTTTTCCTTGTTTCACTGAAAAATCTGATCTAGATAAATGAGATAATTAAGATCTGGGGTTGTATAGTGTCATGAGAGAGATTGAAAGGAGGCACATGTTGATGGAAAAGTGGACTAATTTTTGGATGGGAAAATGTTGATGATAATATTCCCGTGTGGGTGTATAGGACAAGGAGAAGCATGGTTAAGGGAAACTTTGTGGTTTTGTTGTGGAACCCAATTTTTTTAAGGTGGTGGGAAATTAGTACTTACATGAGGTGGTGGCTCAGCTAAAGTGTGCAATAATTGAAGCAGAAATGGACATAAGAGAAGGTTAAGTTGGCATGAATGGGTGAAGGTTTGTGATTGGAAAATGTGAAAAGAGTTGGAACATACACGATGGATGAAAATGGAAAGACCGAATGAATGTGAATGCAATGTGAGACAGATCTACGGCATGCGATGGTTCTATCCTCAACTTTTTACTCTCGTGTCTCTGCTGATGTTATGTTATGTGATGATGTGAAAATTACTAAGTTGCCACATACCACAAGGACCAACAGGGGTGCTTTTATTATTGGGGTGAGTCCTAGATTTATACTTGAAAagtttggtgcccaaaatatcATTACTACATCATGTACAAAGAGAAAATAGGATCTCAACCAAGTGTAAAATATTTCTACGTTATTGTTAttcaataaattcattttatattgatttatttttgaaaaattaattttatatgatttttaagattatAAATATTGGTGGAGTTGTACATATAAATAttgtttgtataattttttgttttaatttaaatatactgatagtataaatgattatattcaaatgataaaatgtcttataagataagattgttaacttgttataatttcaaatcatataaatataggtggagttatatatatatatatatatatactaataatatataaattaaattcttattgtttcaaataaatataattgaaatacattaatatatgactgtatatgtaaaaaaaaaaaaaagtctttcaaGTAAAAAACTGAGTCAATCACTCAATTAATTAGACTGATTTCTtattaattgagaatttaaaacttttttaagtttgtcaaaattattttttaaatactaaacacattagtttttaaaaaagactAACATGACTGTATATgtacttataattataattcttaAGAATTAAGCTAggaattttatacttttaaaaaagacTAATGCCTCACGAGCTGTTAAGTCTTTGGGAAAAGGATTTTAAAGATTTTCTCTATTTGTGTCTGTGGATGAGAGAGAATACGAGTGTGATTTGGAATCTTGGTGGAATATAATTGCTGGATTTGTGAGATTCAATTATGGATGAATGAAAGGGATTTCAACTGGCATACTTAAACGTGTATTTCAATTATGGATGAACGAAAGGGATTTAAACTGACATACTTAAACGTGtatctttcatttttctatAAGACAGGGATGTATGAAAGGGACAATATTGTTGAGCAGTAAATGTATTTACTTTATGAAATGCACATTTCTCAATACAAAAGAAGGCAAATTTTTCCAATGGGTGTTTTTACAAAGTATTTCCCAAATGGAgttcttttgaaatattttacatAGGGGGTTGTTTTCTACGTAAACTGCATGGGAAACATAGCAAACCGCCATTGTCAATGGCGAGTTTGCTGAGCATCTCCCACGTGGCAAGGAAAACGCCAGTGGTGATGGCGATTTCATGCCACCTGCAAGTCGCCAGCTCTTCTGGCGAGTCTAGGCTCAGGTAAGTAAATCGCCATTCAAACTGGCGGTTTTGCTTTTGTAGGGTTGTTCCAGCTTTTTCAGATGAAGGCATGTTTTTTAGGTTGTTCCAGCTTTTTTTCAGATGAAAGAGAAGGCACGTTTTTCAGGTAGGGGAGTTGCAACTGTCATTGGCAACTTGAGGGCAAGTTGCAACTTCCACCAGCGAGTTAGGGCAGAAGAATTAGCCTCTGCTGATGGCGATTTAAGGGCTATATATACCCTAAATTCATCTCAACGTTGCTGCGtgctcaaattttaaaaaatctcaaCGTTGTTGCGTGctcaaatttcagtttttaaaattgtgaTTGTTTAGGAATTTCGCTTATTTGCTTCTTCAACGTTACTGTACTCAGATTTAAGGGCTTTATATACGCGAAATTCATCTCAATGTTGCTATGTACTAagatttcagtttttaaaattgtgaGTGTTTAGGAATTCTGCATAAAGTTTTGTATTTGCTTGTtcagttttaaatatttgaatgaggctataatttgtgttataatttttttttcaaaactatgaGTGTTTAGGGATTTATCAGCATAAAGTTTGATATTTGAGGCTTAAAGATAAATCCCTTGAAATTTGTAGATGCCCTTGTTTGATTTTGCGCTCAACTTCACACAGTTACTATTCATGtttgcattattttaaaattttcataataaattcatttattgtgttattcacaaggaggaaaaaaaaacaataatacttACCATACAACAAATTTTTTAGTATCATTAATATAGGTTATGTTTGACTAGAATAAAAGCGTGCATTTTgaaattatgttaaatttaaacataCTACTTTATTTATAGGTtactaaagtttttttaataaaataaatatcaaaacatGATTagtgtaaattatttatattattacttaaaaaataatatgtttcttttttggaagtaaaaataacatgttcttatatatattaaaaaaattataattgataatacgTTCCTTCTTTGGAAGTCAAAATAATACGTTACTTTTtcgaaattaataatttgtgttataattttatgtaagtAATTATTTATAGCAGTTTGAATgtatagtttttattaattttatcattaaattagatttatattttatcttgtaatttccagtaaaataatttgtatgataatttttttatgtaatcttTAATTAGAAGTAGATTTTtgctttaaagtaatttttttaagtaattttttttatttcttagtttgcagtaaaataatttgtatcataatttttttgtagtaatttttaattaaaactagatttcatcttttaagtaaatttttttaagtaagtttttttatttcttagtttccagtaaaataatttgtattatatttttttgtaagtaattttttgttaaaagtagatttcagctttcaagtaatttttttaagtaattttttttatttcttagtttccagtaaaataatttgtatgataaatttttttaagtaatttttaattaaaagtagatttcagctttcaagtaatttttttaagtatttttttttatttcttagtttgcagtaaaataatttgtatgataatttttctaagtaatttttaattaaaagtagatTTCAgttttcaagtaattttttttaagtattttttttatttcttagtttgcagtaaaataatttgtatgataatttttctaagtaatttttaattaaaactagatttcagctttcaagtaatttttttaagtaattatttttatttcttagttttcagtaaaataatttgtattataatttttttaagtaatttttaattaaaactagatttcagctttcaagtaattttttttatttcttagtttgtactaaaataatttgtattataatttttttttatttgttacattttactattttgaatttattatgaataattaattaaaatattgtttttgtaggtacacgatgaattcggttataacagtgttgtatttcaatggaagggtatatgaagataatgacggtgtaatatttgaaggcagtaaaaaagcgattcagattaaacgtggaattagtttcaatgctttgaagaaaaaaattggagacaaggtaaagttagaaaataatgaaattatttctgctatcagttgtagatttttagtgtcaggaaaatatattgccttgcaaatttgcgatgacgaagacgttgaaacgatgctggaaagttttaaacaaccACAAGAAATGTTagttctagaattgtacatagaaaaggatgtggcttgtggttcaatgtttcattctgcaaattcccttacatcatgtggaaattatttatctaatgatgacACACAAACgccaacaaatatgagcaatttaaatcttgacgaagatgatgatcatgatgatgatgattatcttgtgtctaactcatacgttgaagagtcgttagacgaagatgacagtgttgacAGTATATCAGATACAAACAATGAAGTGCCCGACATGATTCcaccagtaagaattgttcacccaacagaaggtatgatttcctcttaaaaaatacgtcaatacatttattatttaacgaCAATTGTATTAAAGGCcaaataagtatgatttgaatttttgtttggactataaggtgtacaaggaattcaaaatccattttggaatgatgttttgcattataataatatcaactggagtcatcctggtgaggaggacatttgtggtttggagatgccatccagttttaatgttggccaagaattatatgttgacatggaatttgatagtaaagatgcagTCAAGAATgcagtcaaacaatatgttatgaaggtgcatcaaacttTCAAAATGGTTGAAAGCAAAGGGGACAAGTATGTGGTTTGTTGTGTGAATAAATATGCAGAttgtccttgccctttctaCATGAGGGCAATTCTATCTAAAAAACTGATTCATGGAAAGTCActcaatggggtggaccacacacatgtctcaaTATGACCATGACCCAAGATCACGAGCaacttgattcagatttaattgccacttgtgtagtaggtacgtattttatgttcatattatgttattgtttagccttaattgtcatttaaattttgttattctattcacaggcatgatcagagaagatccatccataaaaatttcattgattcaagagaggattaacagtcaatttgcgtacaaggtgtcgtacaaaaaagcttggttggcgaaacagaaagccattgctattgaatatggcgattgggatgagtcatatgcgaaactttcgtcgtggctaacacacatgcaaaatcattctcctggatcgtattttcaaatactacatgacgattttatcgttggaaatacggttagtcgcgaacaccgccaatttcatagagttttttggacttttggccaatgtaaagaggctttcaagtactgtaagccaatcatacaagttgacgacacacatttgtacggcaaataccatgggaccctcttaatggccacatcacaagatggaaatggtggtgtccttcctctagcattcgccgtggtcgaaggtgagacgttgacagcgtggtcatggtttttggcacacttgcgtgaacatgtcacagataaaaatggtctttgtctgatatctgatcgacacgcgagtataaagtctgttgtcgctaacgaagcacttggctggcaacctccccacggttatcatgtctactgcgtgcgacacatagcaagcaacttcaatcgaaaattcaataatgtcaaacaaaaagaaatgttgaagaaattgggtaagatttcatatttgattgtcacgtttattttactttcatttatacttataatttttattcataactatttttatgcagcctacactccttgcaagcacattctttatcaaaatttagaaaaattttgtgaactgagtccagccatagcaacatggattgatcgcatctcaaaggaaaaatggacgatggcttacgatagagaaggacgtcgatatggccacatgacaacgaacctctcagaatgtatcaataaggttttaaaggattgtcgcaacattcccataacagcattggtgaaatcaacgtacagtaggtgtcgaaagtactttgttgagcgtggcctccaagcccaaagacagttaaatgaaggccaagtatattgttcaaagcttgttaaagaactgaggaaaaatcaagaacaagcttgtacacacatcgttcgcgtgtatgatatccactccacaaggtttgaagtagaggagagcttcaaccctataacgcaacgtggcAGACAAAAGTGGGCAGTAAACTTGAATGGTTGTCATTGTCAATGCAGAAcgtattctgcgcttcactatccatgttcacacattattgcagcttgtggttatgtgagcatgaactactaccaatatatagatgttgtttatacaAACGAGCACATCCtaaaagcttactccgcacaatggtggcctcttgggaatgaagcggctattcctccttctgatgatgcatggacacttatccctgacccaactacaattcgtgcgaaagtttggccaaaatcaacaaggataagaaatgagatggattgggtcgaaccatctgagcaccgaacaaaatgtagtagatgtggagccgaagggcataacaggcgtcgctgtccaatgcaatctgagcaTGAGAGTTGTTCAAAtcgttgatttatgtatgttagttgagtgacttgtatttgtttacgttttgttcaatgtattgaatttctggggttcaatgaattcggtagttaaaaacattttgcCTTTTGTACATGACTTATTTGTGGGGTTCAATGAATTCGTTagttaaaaccataaacataaaccctaaacctaaaccaCTAACCTTAACCCTCAACCACtaaacctaaaccctaaccactaaccctaaaccctaaccactaagCCTTAACCTCAACCactacccctaaaccctaaccactaacccttACCCTCAACCACTACCCCTAAACCATAACCCctcccctaaaccctaaccactagcCCTTAACCCTCAACCACtatccctaaaccctaacccatccccctaaaccctaatctctaaccctaaacccaaacccctacccataaaccctaacctctaaccctaaaccctaatttttgATTACTACCATTACTTAATTTGATTTATctactttaattttctttatgacTTTAAACATAACTCATACAACTAACCCATTACCCCTCCACCTAACTCATACACCCTAAGTACTAAACATACCTCATAAACCCTCAACCTAACACATAAACCATAACCCAAACTCATAACCCTAACCCAAACTCATAACCCTNNNNNNNNNNNNNNNNNNNNNNNNNNNNNNNNNNNNNNNNNNNNNNNNNNNNNNNNNNNNNNNNNNNNNNNNNNNNNNNNNNNNNNNNNNNNNNNNNNNNGGTGCCCATCAACAGGCAGTACTAATAATACAGAGACGTCTTGAAGAGTAATCGTACACTTtccgcatctcatgtgaaatGTATGGGTATCGGGCCGCCATCTATCAATTAAGGCAGTAATTAATGACGAATTTATTTTGAGGTAGCCCATCTTCATTATCCAGTAAAAGTCGGATTGTCGAAGCAGAGGAATAATTTCCTCTGGTATCTCTTCTTGACCATGATAAATAGGGACAGCTCGTCGAATATGCAATTTTCTGTCCGGTTTCCCATTTCAAACATGTTCTGAACCATGTTTGGGTTGCATCCATAAAACGTCTCCTTCTATCGGATCAGACTTAATTTGTATACTTGATGAAGACGAGGACGAAGATGCCATCGatactgtaaaaaaatataatcaaaaaaattgacaacaaaaatttaacataaaaaaaattaatttgacttacaacaaattaattaaaatgtcactaaataacaaaatacataaatttgaacaacaaaatactatacaaaattaaaaatctttaaactgaataatattaacattctagcaaaattataaattaaattacataaaaaacataaaatactaactaaaatactatacaaataacaaaattaaaaatttaaatacatacataaatttaaataaatttccaatttattttccgattaataaaattaaaattaaattacatatattacacaaataaattaaaataaattcaaaaaatactatgggaaacaaaaatttaaacatatatatatatatatatatatatatatatatatataaaattaaaacggtatcatatatttcaataaaaattaaaaataaataaactaaataatattaataattctacaaattataattatattacttaaaaaacataaaatactaactaaaaNNNNNNNNNNNNNNNNNNNNNNNNNNNNNNNNNNNNNNNNNNNNNNNNNNNNNNNNNNNNNNNNNNNNNNNNNNNNNNNNNNNNNNNNNNNNNNNNNNNNNNNNNNNNNNNNNNNNNNNNNNNNNNNNNNNNNNNNNNNNNNNNNNNNNNNNNNNNNNNNNNNNNNNNNNNNNNNNNNNNNNNNNNNNNNNNNNNNNNNNNNNNNNNNNNNNNNNNNNNNNNNNNNNNNNNNNNNNNNNNNNNNNNNNNNNNNNNNNNNNNNNNNNNNNNNNNNNNNNNNNNNNNNNNNNNNNNNNNNNNNNNNNNNNNNNNNNNNNNNNNNNNNNNNNNNNNNNNNNNNNNNNNNNNNNNNNTTTTTTTccgattaataaaatttaaattaaattacatatattacacaaataaattaaaataaatccaaaaagtactatcaaaacaaaaatttaaatatatataattaacaatgtatcatatattccaataaaaaaattaactaaactaaataatattaacattctaactaaacttaacatatcatatatataacatatttaataCCATAGAAATCTaaaaaatctaaaccaaataataCTAACATACCAATTTAAAAAACTTCAACAAATtcatattaacaaattaactacAACTAATGTACTGtataacacaaatatttagataccaactaaaattattaaatacacatatAACAcaaatcattttcttattttaaggtactacttaaaatttgaaattaccaCCTAAACTAAACAAATGTAACATTTGTATACTAATCAACATCtacacatatataaaacaaataataccatactaatttataagaaatggaaacaaaataatattatcaaaaactaACCAAAATCACAATTAATACTAACTTAACATATGTATACTAACCtaactaatattcttaaaataatatttataaatcaactaaaactaacctaattaatattcttaaaataatatttataaatcaacaaaaactaacctaactaatattcttaaaataatatttataaatcaacAAAAACTAACCTAACATAAACCTaacctaaataatattaatatttgaactgaaattattttaacacaTGTATATATAACAGAAAAATATAGGGCAAacagcattaaaaaaaattaacttaccgGAAGCGCGTATTAAGAATAGCAATCCAAAGCACGTATGAAGAATAGCAATCCAAAGCACGTATGAAGAATACATAGTGTAGTGTAGGACAGCGCAAATAAGATTCAAAACTTCACCTACAATACGTAAAAAATTTCTCAATTAAAactgaaatataaattaaacttaacttaatatatataacacaaaaaaatttaaaattttcagttAACATAATACTTACAAGAACACCTAATACCAAGAGAAGAAACAATGCAATGGAAGCAGCAATATGAGAAGAAAGGAATGCAGTGAGGAAGATacaagcagaagaagaagaaagcatgCATACGGGAGCCCCATATCTCgcgttttataaaaaaaaaatttgaagctCAACttgccagtcaaactggcgagttcTTCCCTGCACCAAAGCTACAACTCGCCTGCACCAATGGTGAGTTCTTCCCCTCTGCGCCAAGCCTGTCTCTGCTGCAGCATGTAGCCTGCACACGTAGCCTGCATGTAGGCTGTGCCTCTCCTGCCACgaactcgccagtttgactggcggttcCCCCATGCATGGCGAAATCGCCAATGGGGATGGTGGGTTCCTCAGTGCAGCAAACT includes these proteins:
- the LOC100802295 gene encoding putative kinase-like protein TMKL1; the encoded protein is MLILVLGLASATFLVFVAVYVFYCKRRVSKYDESKDIESSEHKEEDVAQKEDLMIFQGGEDLTICDILDAPGEVIGKSNYGTLYKALLQRSNKVRLLRFLRPVCTARGEELDEMIQFLGRIRHPNLVPLLGFYTGPRGEKLLVHPFYRHGSLTQYIRDGNGECYKWSNICRISIGIAKGLEHLHTSQEKPIIHGNLKSKNILLDRSYQPYISDSGLHLLLNPTAGQEMLENSAAQGYKAPELIKMKDASEVTDIYSLGVILLELLSGKEPINEHPTPDEDFYLPNFMRNAVLGHRIADLYQPAFLLRNSRDDNIPVTEECILKVFQLAMACCSPSPSVRPNIKQVLKKLEEIMF